From Aedes albopictus strain Foshan chromosome 1, AalbF5, whole genome shotgun sequence, one genomic window encodes:
- the LOC134291136 gene encoding uncharacterized protein LOC134291136, protein MFAEASSLPALWETWKSDLECFFLAHNIEAQRDKRAQLAYLGGPALQELLRHLPGTNQVPHVAVDPPYYDVAIKCLDDYFEPFRRKTYERHIFHQIVQQPEERFADFVLRLRKQIARCNYDACVTDELIADRITQGCKSQELRTRLLQKDRSLEEIIALGTSLAESQDQSKKLSKPNIQSRPEFEVNAVAKPPFRPFQKRRAYISPGNQNRTQLGQQPNNRFTCYGCGRRGHVQGSNDCPAKETKCAACGKQGHWAKRCYGTRQGFKRRPIDSIPEPKVKRIRAIQEETEEGQSTDFVFYAMGRNVFTFKVGGVDIPMTIDSGADANIITRNVWDQMKEAGVKVMNATTKIDRSLIAYGAGEPLKMAGMFQAEIKAVNNKVEAKFYVVENGQRCLLGDRTAKDLQVLKVGYDIEAIETKRRILFPKMRGVKVEIPINQEVQPVQQAYRRPPIAMEEKIEEKLRSLLELDIIERAPGPSPWVSPVVPVLKDSGEVRLCIDMRRANQAVLRETHPLPLVDELLSSVSGAVLFSKLDIKEAYHQVELSERSRPITTFITKYGLYR, encoded by the exons ATGTTCG CGGAAGCTAGCAGTCTTCCAGCTTTGTGGGAAACGTGGAAAAGTGACTTGGAGTGTTTTTTCCTGGCACATAATATCGAGGCACAGCGGGACAAACGGGCCCAGTTGGCCTACCTTGGCGGTCCGGCCCTTCAAGAACTGCTACGGCATTTGCCTGGGACAAATCAAGTACCTCATGTGGCTGTCGACCCACCGTACTATGATGTGGCCATCAAATGCCTGGATGACTATTTTGAGCCATTTCGCCGTAAGACGTATGAGCGGCATATCTTCCATCAGATTGTTCAACAACCGGAAGAAAGATTTGCGGATTTTGTTTTGCGGTTGCGGAAGCAGATTGCTAGATGCAATTACGACGCATGTGTAACAGATGAGTTGATTGCCGACCGCATCACACAAGGCTGCAAGTCACAGGAGTTAAGAACAAGACTTCTGCAGAAAGACCGGTCACTTGAAGAGATTATCGCGTTGGGTACAAGTTTGGCCGAATCGCAGGACCAATCGAAAAAATTGTCGAAACCCAACATCCAAAGCAGGCCGGAATTCGAAGTGAACGCTGTTGCAAAACCACCGTTTCGTCCTTTCCAGAAACGTAGGgcatacatttctccaggaaaccagAATCGTACACAGCTTGGTCAACAGCCGAATAATCGCTTCACTTGCTACGGATGTGGACGCCGTGGACACGTGCAGGGAAGCAACGATTGCCCGGCGAAAGAAACAAAATGCGCGGCTTGTGGGAAACAAGGACACTGGGCGAAGAGATGTTATGGTACAAGGCAGGGATTCAAACGCCGCCCCATCGACAGTATTCCAGAACCAAAGGTCAAACGTATCCGGGCGATTCAGGAAGAAACCGAGGAAGGTCAAAGCACAGATTTCGTATTCTACGCGATGGGTCGGAACGTTTTCACGTTCAAGGTTGGAGGAGTTGACATACCGATGACGATTGATTCTGGCGCGGATGCCAACATTATAACAAGGAATGTCTGGGACCAAATGAAGGAGGCTGGAGTAAAGGTGATGAATGCCACAACTAAAATTGACAGGTCGCTGATCGCGTATGGAGCCGGAGAACCATTGAAGATGGCGGGAATGTTCCAAGCAGAGATTAAGGCAGTAAACAACAAAGTCGAAGCAAAGTTTTATGTCGTCGAAAACGGTCAACGCTGCTTGTTGGGTGATCGCACCGCCAAGGATCTGCAGGTTCTCAAGGTTGGATACGACATTGAAGCGATCGAAACCAAGCGCCGTATTCTCTTTCCGAAGATGCGGGGAGTGAAGGTTGAAATACCTATCAACCAAGAAGTGCAACCAGTACAACAAGCGTATAGACGACCACCGATTGCGATGGAAGAAAAGATCGAAGAGAAGTTGCGATCACTTCTTGAGCTAGATATTATCGAGCGGGCTCCAGGTCCGTCACCGTGGGTGTCGCCAGTAGTACCCGTCCTCAAGGATTCTGGAGAAGTCCGACTGTGCATTGACATGCGTCGGGCCAATCAAGCGGTGCTCCGTGAAACTCATCCCTTACCGTTAGTGGATGA